One Spiroplasma endosymbiont of Dioctria linearis DNA segment encodes these proteins:
- a CDS encoding fructose-specific PTS transporter subunit EIIC, with the protein MENIYKEKNIFLNIDLNSKDEVFKYICYKANQLGIFEDTEKLLKAFYERESQGTTGFEDGFAIPHAKVKGITSASIICVRTLNGVEWESLDAEPSNVIIALIIPENASKEHLDILSQTAKKLMDGKLRQKLKDAKDAKEFAKLIQVKYAISKNNLEDSKKTGKNIVAITACVVGVAHTYMAEDKLLLELTKAGHNIRVETQGSKGVGTPLTAKEIENADVVIIAADTKVDLDRFNGKLVYQTHVARAIKEPLKLVDEALLKATIQVNSEFKTEGGISKTKQGVLQHILAGISYMIPVIIMGGICLAFSIGIAKAIWGPAAGTGGPIGENGEPLYPWNPLAVMDKIGGAAFVLMIPILAGFIANSIAGRAALAPAMLGAFIGNDASKFMPLPGMTEVSTPTGFIGAIIAGLLVGYYVKWVNTWKVHKSLKAVMPIFFIPLTAGIGISILFIYILGGPIGWLMNQLSSAIEAGYKSENFGIGLGIGLGILLGAMASFDMGGPINKIAFVTCSALVTLEKPIAEPMGAMAAAIPVAPLAMGLSTILFKRFFTNEERGMGISAMIMGTIGISEGAIPFAIRDPKRAIVANVLGGMVAGAIAGGFQVTDLAAHGGPIVAILGAVPYGWFTIIFFIAILSGVAVTTLVYGTLLIINKGTIGSLKEHHVLKLEQIIETKKEKQEEIKDKILTLKVLLKSAKTQDESNNMQKEIEDLKKEKAQINLDAKEQIKAAKSAFDQVKDGEKLFIKENLSSTKEFIQKSKEARKKYLQEISNKKNNEIANLEKFDKRNYIVNYSNQVENIKDDYQKQIVNYQIKLKEKFIIDYNKILNSKI; encoded by the coding sequence ATGGAGAACATATATAAAGAAAAAAATATTTTTTTAAATATTGACCTCAATTCAAAAGATGAAGTTTTTAAATATATTTGTTATAAAGCAAATCAATTAGGTATCTTTGAAGATACAGAAAAACTTTTAAAAGCTTTTTATGAACGAGAGTCACAAGGTACAACAGGTTTTGAAGATGGTTTTGCAATACCTCATGCTAAAGTCAAAGGTATTACATCAGCTTCAATAATTTGTGTTAGAACATTAAATGGAGTTGAATGGGAGTCTTTAGATGCTGAACCCTCTAATGTTATAATTGCACTTATTATTCCAGAAAATGCTTCAAAAGAACATTTAGATATTTTAAGTCAAACTGCAAAAAAATTAATGGATGGAAAATTAAGACAGAAATTAAAAGATGCAAAAGACGCAAAAGAGTTTGCTAAATTAATTCAAGTTAAATATGCCATTTCAAAAAATAACTTAGAAGATAGCAAAAAAACAGGTAAAAATATTGTAGCTATTACAGCTTGTGTCGTTGGCGTTGCTCATACTTATATGGCAGAAGATAAATTGCTTTTGGAATTAACAAAAGCAGGACACAATATAAGAGTTGAGACACAAGGAAGTAAAGGAGTGGGAACACCCCTAACTGCAAAAGAAATTGAAAATGCTGATGTTGTAATTATTGCAGCAGATACAAAAGTTGATTTAGATCGCTTCAATGGTAAACTTGTTTATCAAACTCATGTAGCAAGAGCTATTAAAGAACCTTTAAAATTAGTTGATGAAGCTTTACTAAAAGCTACAATTCAAGTTAATAGTGAATTTAAAACAGAAGGTGGTATTAGTAAAACAAAACAAGGTGTATTACAACATATTTTAGCAGGAATATCATATATGATTCCTGTAATTATAATGGGGGGAATTTGTTTAGCATTTTCAATCGGAATTGCTAAAGCAATATGAGGACCTGCAGCAGGAACTGGTGGACCAATTGGTGAAAATGGTGAACCACTTTATCCTTGAAATCCCTTAGCTGTAATGGATAAAATTGGTGGAGCTGCTTTTGTTCTAATGATTCCAATTTTAGCAGGATTTATTGCTAATTCAATTGCAGGAAGAGCTGCTTTGGCACCTGCAATGTTAGGAGCATTTATAGGAAATGATGCTTCTAAATTTATGCCATTACCAGGAATGACAGAAGTTTCAACACCAACAGGATTTATTGGAGCTATCATTGCTGGATTATTAGTAGGGTATTATGTAAAATGAGTTAATACATGAAAGGTTCATAAATCACTTAAAGCTGTTATGCCCATATTCTTTATTCCTTTAACAGCAGGGATAGGGATATCAATTCTATTTATTTATATTTTAGGTGGACCAATTGGTTGATTAATGAATCAACTTTCTTCTGCTATTGAAGCAGGATATAAAAGTGAAAACTTCGGTATTGGATTAGGTATTGGATTAGGTATTTTATTAGGGGCAATGGCATCATTTGATATGGGAGGACCAATCAATAAAATTGCCTTTGTAACTTGTTCTGCACTAGTAACTTTAGAAAAACCTATTGCAGAGCCAATGGGAGCAATGGCAGCAGCCATTCCAGTTGCACCATTGGCAATGGGATTAAGTACTATTTTATTTAAAAGATTTTTTACAAATGAAGAAAGAGGAATGGGTATCTCAGCTATGATAATGGGTACAATTGGAATTTCAGAAGGAGCAATTCCATTTGCCATTAGAGACCCAAAAAGAGCTATTGTGGCAAACGTTCTAGGTGGAATGGTTGCAGGAGCAATAGCAGGAGGATTTCAAGTTACAGACCTTGCAGCACATGGGGGACCAATTGTGGCAATATTAGGAGCTGTTCCATATGGATGATTTACAATAATATTCTTTATTGCAATTTTATCAGGAGTTGCAGTAACAACTTTAGTTTATGGAACATTATTAATTATAAATAAAGGAACTATAGGTTCTTTAAAAGAACATCATGTTCTAAAATTAGAACAAATTATTGAAACTAAAAAAGAAAAACAAGAAGAGATTAAAGATAAAATATTGACTTTAAAAGTATTATTAAAGTCAGCAAAAACTCAGGATGAGTCAAATAATATGCAAAAAGAGATTGAGGATTTAAAAAAAGAAAAAGCACAAATTAATCTTGATGCAAAAGAACAAATTAAAGCTGCCAAAAGTGCTTTTGATCAAGTCAAAGATGGTGAAAAATTATTTATTAAAGAAAATTTAAGTTCAACTAAAGAGTTTATTCAAAAATCAAAAGAGGCTAGAAAAAAATATTTACAAGAAATATCTAATAAAAAAAATAATGAGATAGCCAACTTAGAAAAATTTGATAAGAGAAATTATATTGTAAATTATTCAAATCAAGTTGAGAATATTAAAGATGATTATCAAAAACAAATTGTTAATTATCAAATTAAATTAAAAGAGAAGTTTATAATTGATTACAATAAAATTCTAAATAGCAAAATATAG
- a CDS encoding glucose PTS transporter subunit IIA, which translates to MEKIKIYAPVDGVVKAIENISDPVFASKSLGDGVYLEPSSDILYSPLKNGKIELITDTKHAIYFSTNNYNVLMHIGLETVGLSGKPFSLLKKQGEQVSLGDEIVKVDWKTIEKANLEKVTPVVVDLNSVSKYKLTIKNEGKKVKKGELIYEIEIDEEKIIKDKKIHIEKREGKYKTLALQYLTAIGGKNNQSLVHNCMTRLRFKIINKDLVNEKALKEIELTKGINWNGEELQIIIGGEVYKVKDECQKIIENKSTNDEKVRATKVPRKQKIMGAITAIVFPTIPILIGTGVISGLQAILAISGVISNPAPGQSVMELDLFSALMFIMSKVGIELVGIVFLCSTVKYFNGDPWLAIWLGAALTSRYLFGSGWTLFTVFGNPIVIKTYEGTVLPMICAGLLLVFLNNWIKKWMPTSVDIVFRPALVFLSTFLIMLFTVGPFFRIIEQFIAKFVILLGKIPFGVGMAIFAMIWQPLVLTGTHVAVVTVITLPMNDGDPSAMYACLQIAIMGQIGAVLALSFITKNQKTKQAIFASLPGAMFGVTEPIIYGINLPKIKPFIFGCVGSLVGGFMAGILGVAQYRRTGTGIMSWMGLDIGWGMVFGILAGFVSLFTALVLTLMLYQDRKSEYIAYRENNKLLLKSIKLNFDFDEVKLKSLKEQLAKETLIVKEFNKNYKNYENNLIDLQKKQIKKQNIINKFEMKKEKLYNKVLKLEDRDLEKYNYFAEKYNNLKLSETFNELLKEIKELELKLVNCEKEVKEFNIKKYKDISDFIDNLNINKNQILDDYKKNYLNAFNSIDIAYELTEVNNMEWTKKEILNLKTREEIKYVKQNTK; encoded by the coding sequence ATGGAAAAGATAAAGATTTATGCTCCAGTTGATGGAGTTGTAAAAGCAATTGAGAATATTTCAGATCCTGTGTTTGCAAGTAAATCATTAGGTGATGGAGTTTATCTTGAACCTAGCTCAGATATTTTATATTCGCCATTAAAAAATGGAAAGATAGAATTGATTACAGATACGAAACATGCAATATATTTTTCAACAAATAATTATAATGTTTTAATGCATATTGGTCTGGAGACAGTTGGACTTTCAGGGAAGCCATTTTCATTATTAAAAAAACAAGGTGAACAAGTTTCTCTTGGTGATGAAATTGTTAAAGTGGATTGAAAAACAATTGAAAAAGCTAATCTAGAAAAAGTTACTCCAGTTGTAGTAGATTTAAATTCTGTATCAAAATATAAATTAACAATTAAAAATGAAGGAAAAAAAGTAAAAAAGGGAGAGTTAATTTATGAGATAGAAATTGATGAAGAGAAAATAATTAAAGATAAAAAAATTCATATTGAGAAAAGAGAAGGTAAATATAAAACTCTTGCCTTACAATATTTAACTGCAATTGGTGGTAAAAATAATCAAAGTCTTGTTCATAATTGTATGACAAGATTACGTTTTAAAATTATTAATAAAGATCTTGTTAATGAAAAAGCTTTAAAAGAAATAGAATTAACAAAAGGAATTAATTGAAATGGTGAAGAACTTCAAATAATTATTGGTGGAGAAGTTTATAAAGTTAAAGATGAATGTCAAAAAATAATAGAAAATAAATCAACAAATGATGAAAAAGTAAGAGCAACTAAGGTTCCAAGAAAACAAAAAATTATGGGAGCAATTACAGCTATTGTTTTCCCAACTATTCCAATCTTAATTGGAACAGGAGTAATTAGTGGACTGCAAGCTATTCTTGCAATATCAGGTGTAATTTCAAATCCGGCTCCTGGTCAATCAGTAATGGAGTTAGATTTATTTAGTGCCTTGATGTTTATTATGTCAAAAGTTGGAATTGAATTGGTTGGAATCGTATTTTTATGTAGTACTGTGAAATACTTTAATGGAGATCCGTGGCTTGCTATATGGTTAGGTGCTGCATTAACAAGTAGATATTTATTTGGAAGTGGTTGAACTTTATTTACAGTATTTGGAAATCCAATTGTTATCAAAACCTATGAAGGTACAGTACTACCAATGATATGTGCTGGTTTATTATTAGTATTTCTAAATAACTGAATTAAAAAATGAATGCCAACTTCAGTTGATATTGTATTTAGACCAGCATTAGTGTTTTTATCAACATTTTTAATAATGCTATTTACAGTAGGGCCTTTCTTTAGAATTATTGAACAGTTTATTGCAAAGTTTGTAATTCTATTAGGAAAAATTCCATTTGGAGTTGGTATGGCCATATTTGCAATGATATGACAACCACTTGTATTAACAGGAACTCACGTTGCTGTAGTTACTGTTATTACATTGCCAATGAATGATGGAGATCCATCAGCAATGTATGCTTGTTTACAAATAGCTATTATGGGACAAATTGGAGCTGTTCTAGCTTTAAGTTTTATTACTAAAAATCAAAAAACAAAACAAGCAATCTTTGCTTCATTACCTGGAGCTATGTTTGGAGTGACTGAACCAATTATTTATGGTATTAATTTACCAAAAATAAAACCATTTATTTTTGGTTGTGTTGGTTCACTAGTTGGTGGTTTTATGGCAGGTATATTAGGTGTGGCTCAATATAGAAGAACTGGAACTGGTATTATGTCTTGAATGGGATTAGATATCGGATGAGGAATGGTATTTGGTATTTTAGCTGGATTTGTTTCATTATTCACAGCTCTAGTTTTAACATTAATGCTATACCAGGATCGTAAATCTGAGTACATCGCTTATAGAGAAAATAATAAACTTTTATTAAAATCAATTAAATTAAACTTTGATTTTGATGAGGTAAAATTAAAATCTCTAAAAGAGCAACTAGCAAAAGAGACTTTAATTGTTAAAGAATTTAATAAAAATTATAAAAACTATGAAAATAACTTAATTGATTTACAAAAGAAACAAATTAAAAAACAGAATATAATTAACAAGTTTGAAATGAAAAAAGAAAAACTTTATAATAAAGTCTTGAAGTTGGAAGATAGAGACTTAGAAAAATATAATTATTTTGCAGAGAAATATAATAATTTAAAATTATCTGAGACTTTTAATGAACTATTAAAAGAAATTAAAGAACTTGAATTGAAATTAGTTAATTGTGAAAAAGAAGTTAAAGAATTTAATATAAAAAAATATAAAGACATTTCAGATTTTATTGATAATTTAAATATTAATAAAAATCAAATATTAGACGATTATAAAAAAAATTATTTAAATGCTTTTAACTCTATTGATATTGCCTATGAATTAACAGAAGTTAATAATATGGAATGAACAAAAAAAGAAATTCTTAATTTGAAAACAAGAGAGGAAATAAAATATGTCAAACAAAATACCAAGTAG